The Halomonas binhaiensis nucleotide sequence CTCCAGGCAAGGGGGTCTCATCGATATCCACCGGCCTCACCTCGACCTTTACTCCAATGGATGCGAGCAGCTCACGGCGGCGTGGCGATGCCGACGCCAGACACAGAATGGCGACATCATTGGACATGTGGCATTCATTCATTGGCTGACCGGCGTCCCAGCGCCTTGAACAGGGTCGCCAACCATGGCCATAAGGCAGCACTGATCAAGGACGGTAGCAGAAAGGAAAGATGCATGGAGAATGGCCCGAACAAGGTTCTCAGCCATTGATTGACAAGCTGCACCAAGCCTAGCAGGACAAAAATCAACACTGCCTGCTGAATCAAGGAGTAGGTGCGGAAGCGTGGATAAACCAGAGCACTAAGGAAGGCCAGCAACGATAGCGACAAAGCATTCTGCCCCAATGGCGCACCCTCGATCAGGTCGAGCAACAGTCCCAGAATGAAGCCATGGAACACACCGACACGCTCTGGCTGCTTCATGCACCAGTAGAGCAGCATCAAGCCGAGCCAGTCAGGGCGCCAGACCTGCCAACCATCAGCCATGGGCATGACCCGAAGACACAAGGCCAACAGCAGAGTCAGCCATACCCATAACAAACTCAGACGCGCGACAGCCGCCATCACTCCTCCTCTTTCTTTTTCTCGACAGGCGGAGGTGACAACCACTCACCCAATCGAATGGCAGCCTTTACAGCCAGAGGATCCAGATCAGGGTGCCAGCGCCCCTCACTCACATCCAGTGCAGGATGTGGCGGAAACAGCAAAAGGAAATGCCGCGAACGTTGTAGCTGGGCAACCGGCTTGGCGCTCACCTTGGCAAAGGGCCCTCCGGAGCCATGAACCACCTCAGTGATACGCGCGACCGGATATCCTCCCGGGAAACGGCCGCCTATGCCAGAAGTGACCAGCAGGTCACCCTCACGAATATCGGCACTATCCGGCACATGCAGTACCTGGAGGTCGTTGTAATTGCCCGTACCCTGAATGATGAAGCGCAGACCATTGCGATTCACCTGAATAGGCAACGCATGGCTGGCGTCCGTCAGCAGCAGCACACGGCTCGAGTAGGCGGAAGTTTCACTGACCTGGCCCGCGATACCGGACGCATCCATCACCGGTTGTCCCATGTAGACACCATCCCGGCGGCCACGATCAATGACGATCTGATGGGTGAACGGGTCTGGGTCAAGCGACAGCAGCTTGGCAGTCAGATAGGGAACATCGTGCTCCTGGGCAGCTCCCAGGAGCTCACGCAAGCGAACATTTTCAGCAGTAAGGCTTGCCATCAGCTGAACACGCTGGGACAAGGTCAGCAACTGTTCACGGAGACGGCTGTTCTCTTCGAGCAGAGCACGCTGATCAGACAGCGCCAGGGAGCCCCAGTTGAGTACATCACTGGGCAAGCTCACCACCCACTGAATCGGTGCCACCAGGGTCGACAACTGGGCACGCAACGACTCCATCCGGGTGAAGTGAGTGTCAACGAACATCAGCGCCCCAGCCATCACCGCACAGATCAGCATGCGATAACCAGGCACTGAGCCGTGCGAGAACAGCGGTTTGATAATCCAACTCCCCTTACGAAAACCTCAAAGGTCGACCGTTGCCAGGACGCCCTTCTCTCCTGCCGTAGCCTTCGCCACGGCAAAGGCTATGCGACAACCAGACGGGATCAGTCGCTGGAGAGCAGCTCAAAGGTGCGCTGATCAATCATTTCCAGCGCCTTGCCACCACCACGGGCAACACAGGTCAATGGATCATCAGCCACAACCACAGGCAAACCGGTTTCTTCCGCAATCAGCTTATCCAGATCACGCAGCAAGGCACCACCGCCGGTAAGCACCAGGCCACGCTCGGCAATATCCGAAGCCAGCTCAGGCGGAGACTGCTCCAGAGCACTCTTGACGGCAGACACGATGGAACTCAGGGGTTCCTGCAGAGCATCGAGAATTTCGTGGGAATTGAGCGTAAAGCTACGCGGAATGCCTTCAGCCAGGTTACGGCCACGCACATCGATCTCGCGCAGCTCACCACCTGGGTAGGCACAACCAATTTCTTCCTTGATACGTTCGGCCGTGGCTTCACCGATCAGGCTGCCATAGTGGCGACGAACGTAGGAACTGATCGCTTCGTCGAAACGGTCGCCACCAACACGAATGGACTCGGAATAGACCACCCCGTTGAGGGAAATGATGGCGATCTCACTGGTTCCGCCACCAATATCGACGACCATGGATCCCTGAGCTTCTTCGACCGGAAGCCCTGCACCAATGGCGGCAGCCATCGGCTCTTCGATCAGGAACACTTCGCGGGCACCCGCGCCCTCGGCCGATTCCTTGATGGCGCGACGCTCGACCTGCGTCGACATGCAAGGCACACACACCAGCACTCGCGGGCTAGGCGTCAGGAATGTGCTCTGGTGAACCTTGCGAATGAAGTACTGAAGCATCTGCTCAGTCACAGTGAAGTCGGCAATCACGCCGTCCTTCATCGGGCGTATGGCGGTAATGTTTCCGGGGGTGCGACCCAGCATACGCTTGGCATCGGAACCCACCGCAGCCACACTGCGCATATTACCCGACTGCCGAATGGCCACGACAGACGGCTCGTCCAGCACGATGCCGCGATGGCGCACATAAATGAGCGTATTGGCCGTTCCCAAATCGATCGACAGATCGCTGGAGAACACACCTCTTAAACGTTTGAACATGGAGACGATACCTAGTGCAGACCGGAAACCTGTGCGGATGCAAACGGTATCACTGCCCCCCCTTTGCGGCAAGCGCCAGGAACGCTATACATTGCTTTATGACTCTGCCAGACACGTCTCGAATGTGGTACCTTTTGCGGTCATTTCAGCGAACCTCCTGTGAGGAACACGACCATGGCGCTTGAACACGCCGAAGTCCTCCGCGCCGCACATCTGGCCCGGATCGACCTTTCCGAGAGCGATGCAGCACACTATCTCGATGATATCCGTAGAATCCTCGAAATGGTTGACCAACTGCAATCTCTGGATACCGAGGGTGTAGCCCCCCTTGCCCACCCACTTGAGGCAACTCAGCGTCTACGCGCCGATGAGGTCACCGAGACCAGCCTGCGTGATGAATATCAACGCTGCGCCCCTCAAGTCGAGAACGGCCTCTATCTGGTGCCCCGTGTTGTCGAGTGAAGTCATCAGGCAGTCGGCAAGGAAAGCACACTGTTGCAAAAAAGCAGCCGCCCTCATGGAGGCTGCTTTTAAAAGCGCTGCC carries:
- the mreD gene encoding rod shape-determining protein MreD, which translates into the protein MAAVARLSLLWVWLTLLLALCLRVMPMADGWQVWRPDWLGLMLLYWCMKQPERVGVFHGFILGLLLDLIEGAPLGQNALSLSLLAFLSALVYPRFRTYSLIQQAVLIFVLLGLVQLVNQWLRTLFGPFSMHLSFLLPSLISAALWPWLATLFKALGRRSANE
- the mreC gene encoding rod shape-determining protein MreC, coding for MLICAVMAGALMFVDTHFTRMESLRAQLSTLVAPIQWVVSLPSDVLNWGSLALSDQRALLEENSRLREQLLTLSQRVQLMASLTAENVRLRELLGAAQEHDVPYLTAKLLSLDPDPFTHQIVIDRGRRDGVYMGQPVMDASGIAGQVSETSAYSSRVLLLTDASHALPIQVNRNGLRFIIQGTGNYNDLQVLHVPDSADIREGDLLVTSGIGGRFPGGYPVARITEVVHGSGGPFAKVSAKPVAQLQRSRHFLLLFPPHPALDVSEGRWHPDLDPLAVKAAIRLGEWLSPPPVEKKKEEE
- a CDS encoding rod shape-determining protein codes for the protein MFKRLRGVFSSDLSIDLGTANTLIYVRHRGIVLDEPSVVAIRQSGNMRSVAAVGSDAKRMLGRTPGNITAIRPMKDGVIADFTVTEQMLQYFIRKVHQSTFLTPSPRVLVCVPCMSTQVERRAIKESAEGAGAREVFLIEEPMAAAIGAGLPVEEAQGSMVVDIGGGTSEIAIISLNGVVYSESIRVGGDRFDEAISSYVRRHYGSLIGEATAERIKEEIGCAYPGGELREIDVRGRNLAEGIPRSFTLNSHEILDALQEPLSSIVSAVKSALEQSPPELASDIAERGLVLTGGGALLRDLDKLIAEETGLPVVVADDPLTCVARGGGKALEMIDQRTFELLSSD
- the gatC gene encoding Asp-tRNA(Asn)/Glu-tRNA(Gln) amidotransferase subunit GatC, with product MALEHAEVLRAAHLARIDLSESDAAHYLDDIRRILEMVDQLQSLDTEGVAPLAHPLEATQRLRADEVTETSLRDEYQRCAPQVENGLYLVPRVVE